A single genomic interval of Aedes aegypti strain LVP_AGWG chromosome 1, AaegL5.0 Primary Assembly, whole genome shotgun sequence harbors:
- the LOC110674763 gene encoding protein ALP1-like — protein MANILRAVQVVKMVQAVRELQQLREDLNLASERRWWVRPSNQTRSSEGFFETAYPLMRREDPEYFFKCTRMSPRVFDILLDRIKHRLRKYSIREPIKPACRLFLTLMYLAHGSSVFEISRLFRMGVTTVREVTQEVTKVLWDELHETFMPEVTEDKWKQCSDEFETKWNLPHCCAAVDGKHIPIRCPPNSGSLYFNYKKQHSIVLMGMCDANYNFVAVDVGAYGGNADSSVFSSSEFGRRLLQGRLGLPQATALPNGQLMPYFIVGDAAFPLKTNLMRPYPGRNLPAVQEHFNYRLSRARRVIENAFGILVSRWRILLSPLYLHPEAADNLVKATLVLHNFVKATNETQYAPPGYTDQIGSHGEIIVPGDWRLTAEPLNSVENNFVQRGNNAPRSAYEVRDSLAQYLFANNILL, from the exons ATGGCGAATATATTAAGAGCGGTCCAAGTTGTTAAAATGGTGCAGGCTGTGCGAGAGCTGCAGCAGCTTCGTGAGGATTTGAATCTTGCATCCGAACGAAGATGGTGGGTGCGACCTTCGAACCAGACCCGTTCCTCGGAAGGATTTTTTGAAACAGCGTACCCGTTGATGAGAAGGGAGGACCCGGAATATTTCTTCAAATGCACACGAATGTCCCCTCGCGTGTTTGACATCCTGTTGGATCGCATTAAGCACCGACTGCGAAAGTATTCGATTCGCGAACCCATAAAACCGGCATGTCGGCTGTTCCTGACACTAAT GTACTTGGCTCACGGATCGAGTGTTTTCGAAATTTCCCGATTGTTCAGGATGGGGGTAACAACGGTCAGAGAAGTGACGCAAGAGGTAACGAAAGTTTTATGGGATGAGCTACACGAGACGTTCATGCCCGAAGTCACTGAGGATAAGTGGAAGCAGTGTAGCGATGAATTCGAAACCAAGTGGAACCTTCCTCACTGCTGCGCCGCGGTGGATGGAAAACATATTCCGATACGTTGCCCTCCAAATTCCGGATCGTTATACTTCAACTATAAAAAACAGCATTCTATCGTACTTATGGGAATGTGCGACGCAAACTACAACTTTGTAGCGGTGGATGTTGGAGCATACGGAGGAAACGCCGACAGCAGTGTCTTCAGCTCGAGTGAATTCGGTCGCCGTTTGTTGCAAGGCCGCTTGGGGCTACCTCAAGCCACGGCTCTTCCAAATGGACAGCTAATGCCCTACTTCATAGTCGGGGACGCCGCATTTCCCCTCAAAACCAATCTAATGAGGCCGTATCCAGGACGTAACCTACCTGCCGTGCAAGAACATTTTAATTACAGGCTGTCACGTGCCAGAAGGGTGATTGAAAATGCCTTCGGCATTTTGGTTTCTCGGTGGCGCATTCTACTATCGCCATTATACCTGCACCCTGAAGCAGCCGATAATTTGGTTAAGGCCACACTGGTTCTTCACAATTTCGTGAAGGCTACAAATGAAACCCAGTATGCTCCTCCGGGTTACACTGACCAAATTGGAAGCCATGGTGAAATCATTGTGCCTGGAGACTGGCGGTTAACAGCGGAACCTCTTAACAGCGTAGAAAACAATTTTGTGCAACGTGGGAATAATGCACCTCGCAGTGCTTATGAAGTACGGGATTCCTTGGCACAATACCTTTTcgcaaataatattttattataa